GCGTACTTGACGCCGGAGATCAGCTCCGCGTCGCGGATGTACCCGCTGATGAATCCCGAGAGGATCGCCTGGATCGTCACCGCGTGGAAGAACAGCAGAGAGAGCAGGTCGGGGTCGACTCCGCCGCCGCCGCCGAACCCCGCCCCGCCGGCGCTCCCGCCGCCGCCGTCGCTCTGGGAGACCAGGTCACCCATCACGTCGATGAACTGCGTCTGGAGGATGGCCATCACGCCGAGCAGCGTGATGTACGTCATCACGATAATCGCCACCTGCATCCGCGTTCGGGACTTCCGCTCGCGCTCGATGTCGTCTTGGTTCTCCGAGGCCTGCGCGGCCGTCGTCAGCACGTCCGTGATCTGCGAGGAGGCCTCCTGCGCCTCGGTGATCAGCTTCACCGTCCGCGCGAGCCGGGGCACCGCGTACGAGTTGTTGAACTCCACGAGGGCGTCCCGCAGGCTCATCCCGTAGTTCACCTTCGCGTGGACCACCTCGAACTCCTCCGCGAGCTTCCCGCTCGACGTCTCCGAGACGGTGCGCACGGACTCGAGCAGCGTCTGGCCGGTGTCGTTGGCGGAGGAGAGCTTCCGGAGCGTCTCCGAGAGCTTCCCGGTCACCGCGCGCCGCGAGCGCTGGTGCCACTCGTAGAACACCCCGAGCGGGATCAACACGACGTAGACGGGGACGTACACCCACACGAACGCCGACCACACCGGGCGGTCGATCCAGCCGTCGAACGTCGTCGGCGCCGAGCCGGCCGCGGCCGCGACGGCGACGAGCGCGACCGCCGAGGGAACGGTCAACGCGAGCGTGTACAGCGGGTTCTCCCGGAGGAAAACGTGCGGCGCGGAGAGGATCCCCATCGTCTTGTGGGTCCCCTCGCGGTCGCGGATGCGGTCGAAGACGCCGAACGTCCCGACGAACGCCTCCACCAGCCCGAAGTGGAAGAGTCCCTCCTGACTGGTCTGCCGGAGCCGCTCGCTGCCGCCGTCCGGCTGGAGGTAGCCGTCGCCGGGGTCGTCCTGTTTCACCGTGGAGACCAACACGAGGAAGCCGGCGCCGACCAGCGGGATGAGCACGTACACCGTGGCGTACAGCAGCCGGTCGTCGGCCTCGCCCATCATTCCCATGATGACGAGGATGATGATGAGAAGCAGCGGGAACAGAGACAGCGTCATATACATCTCACCGAACAGCTCCAGCGTCTCCAGCGTCATCTCGCGCTCCTGTTTCGACGTGCGGAGGTGTTTCTCCTTTTTGTCCTTCAGGAAGCCCTCCATGTCGCCGCCGGAGTTGACGATGGAGAGCATGTCCGCGAGGAACTGCGAGAGCTCGTCGGAGGGCGTCTCCATCGACTGCTGGCGGATCGCGTTCCGGTAGTCGGTGCCGAAGTACTCCGTCTCGTTGACGATGCTCTGGAACTCGCGGGACACCTCGCCGTAGGTGTCCTCCGCCGTCGCCATCGCGCGGAGGATCTCGAGCTGGTTGAGTCCGCCGACGGAGAGCGCGTACATGAACGAGACGGAGTCCGCGAGCAGGAGATTGATCTCCCGCTCCCGCGAGGAGGCCCGCGAGTACGGGACCGCGACGACGCCGCCGAACCCGACCGCGAACCCGATCGAACCGAAGACGAGGCCGCTGAGGAGCACCGCCGTCGGCACGACGAGCGACCGGAGCAGCGCCTGAACGCCGGGAGTCGGCGCTGGGACACCGAGCGAGAGCGCCTCCGGGTCGATCAGCCCGAGCGAGAACACGCCGTAGCCGACCAGCGTGCCGAGCGCCCAGAGCGCCCCGCCGACGAGCAGCCCGACCGCCAGCGCCAGCGAGACGTACATCTCGACTTGGTCGGACATTCGCGCTTCGACGAGCTTGCGCTCGACGTCGCCCACGAAGTCGCCGTCGGGGTCGAACAGCAGCTCGAACACCGGGTAACACAGCTCCGCGAGGACGTTCGCGTCGACGCCGCCGTCGCCCGCGTCCACGTCGAGGCTCACGGCTCGCCCCTCACGACGGCCATCGTATCACCCGTCCTCCGCGGGTTCGACCGCGCCGAACCCCCAGTCGTCGATGTCGTCTGCGTCTCCGGCATCCTCGTCGTCGCCGTGCGAGTCCCCGTCGCCGTCGGCTGTCTCGTCGCTCCCGTCGTCCGCCCCCTCGTCGCTCCCGCCTTCCTCGCTCCCCTCGCTCGCGTCATCGCCGCCGCCGAACCCCTCGCTCACGTCGGGCGCCCCGTTCCAGTCGGGCGGCTCGGCGGGCGACGAGAGCACGTCGACCCCCTCGTCGAACGGCTCTCCGAAGTCGATGTCGCTCCGGTCGCCGGATCCGTCCGCGGTCGCCTCCGCCTCGGGACCGTCGTTGCCGTCGCCGTGAGGCGGTCCGAAAGCCGGAACGCCCGACCGGGCGGGGTCGACCGCGTCCGACGCCACCGCGTCCGAGTCCGCTCCGTCTGGGCTCGTCGAGTTCGACTCCGTCGCGCCCGGTTCCGTCGCGTCCGCCTCGCGGGCCGCCTCGGAGAGCGCCCCGCGCTCGTCGGTCGGACGGGCCTCGACGTCGCCGGCGTGGTTCATCTCCAAGAGGGCGTCCGCGACCGAGTCGGGCACTTCGCCGCGGTACGTCTCGAAGATGTCCTCGGCCGAGTCGAGTATCTCGGCCACCTGCGCCTTCGCCTCGGCGTCCGGGTCGGGCCGGGGGACCAGTTCCTCCTTGTCGCGGTCGACGTTGATCAGCACCGACTCCATCTCGCGGAGGTCCTCCAGCGAGCGCTCCAGCTCGTCGTTGGCCATGAGCGCCAGCACCGTCTCCGGGTCGTTGATGAACGCCTGGAACGTCGCCGCCACCTGCGCGTAGCTGTTGAGCCCGCGGTCGATGAGGTAGGCCAACACGACGCGGCGCTTGCGCAGCTCCTCGTCGAGCGTCTCGCGGCTCCATCCGCGGTCGAACATGATGTCTTCGAGGGTGTTCGAGTCGCCCATCTGGAGGAACTCGTCCGTCTCCGCCTGCCATTGGAACACGTCCTGAACGTTGATCTCGTCGTTCTCCGCGTCGTAGTGGTTGATCTCGGTGATCGACTTGTTCCGGCGGACCTTCTTGCCCTGAACGCGGGTGGACGTCTGGATGGAGACCAGATCCAGCGCCGTGAACATCGTCTTCGAGACGTTGATCGGGTCGGTGGTGAACCGCTTGAGCACCTCGCCCACGGAGTCGGCGTGGAACGTGGTGTAGGTGGTGTGCCCCGTCGACATGACCTGAAAGGCGGTCCGGCCCTCCTCGCCGCGGATCTCGCCCATCACGATGTAGTCGGGGCGCTGGCGGAGCGCGGCCTCCAGTAGGTCGAACTCGTCGATGTCGCCCTTGTCGTCGTCGGAGAAGGAGGGGCGCGTGACGGAGGCGATCCAGTTGCGCTGGGGGAGCTCCACCTCGCGGGTGTCCTCGATGGAGACGATCTTCGCGTTCGAGGGGATGAAGAGGGAGACCGCGTTCAGGCTCGTCGTCTTCCCGGAGGCGGTCCCACCCGCGAAGATCAGGCTCTTGTGGTTCTCGATCGAGAGCCAGAGGAACGCCATCTCGTCGAGTGAGAACGTCTTCCAGTTGATCAGGTCGATCGGGGTGAACGGGACGTCGTTGAACTGCCGGATGGTGTAGTTGGTCCCGTGGTCCGACACCTCGCGGCCGAGGGTGAGCTGCGCTCGCGAGCCGTCCGGCAGCGTGGCGTCGACCTGCGGCCGGCGCT
The sequence above is a segment of the Halorubrum sp. 2020YC2 genome. Coding sequences within it:
- a CDS encoding type II secretion system F family protein, which gives rise to MSLDVDAGDGGVDANVLAELCYPVFELLFDPDGDFVGDVERKLVEARMSDQVEMYVSLALAVGLLVGGALWALGTLVGYGVFSLGLIDPEALSLGVPAPTPGVQALLRSLVVPTAVLLSGLVFGSIGFAVGFGGVVAVPYSRASSREREINLLLADSVSFMYALSVGGLNQLEILRAMATAEDTYGEVSREFQSIVNETEYFGTDYRNAIRQQSMETPSDELSQFLADMLSIVNSGGDMEGFLKDKKEKHLRTSKQEREMTLETLELFGEMYMTLSLFPLLLIIILVIMGMMGEADDRLLYATVYVLIPLVGAGFLVLVSTVKQDDPGDGYLQPDGGSERLRQTSQEGLFHFGLVEAFVGTFGVFDRIRDREGTHKTMGILSAPHVFLRENPLYTLALTVPSAVALVAVAAAAGSAPTTFDGWIDRPVWSAFVWVYVPVYVVLIPLGVFYEWHQRSRRAVTGKLSETLRKLSSANDTGQTLLESVRTVSETSSGKLAEEFEVVHAKVNYGMSLRDALVEFNNSYAVPRLARTVKLITEAQEASSQITDVLTTAAQASENQDDIERERKSRTRMQVAIIVMTYITLLGVMAILQTQFIDVMGDLVSQSDGGGGSAGGAGFGGGGGVDPDLLSLLFFHAVTIQAILSGFISGYIRDAELISGVKYAVILMTLALGVWIYVG